The Dermacentor albipictus isolate Rhodes 1998 colony chromosome 2, USDA_Dalb.pri_finalv2, whole genome shotgun sequence genome has a segment encoding these proteins:
- the LOC135896748 gene encoding uncharacterized protein → MIPKPGKPPSLSNLRPISLTSCVGKTLERMALTRLSDLIEAKDFFPHSLIGFRRRVCAQDMFLILQHTFLSPNPSQIHALVTVDVRKAFDGVCHDHILSQISSLDCGHRMYSYLRSFLSNRVARFRVDTHLSDPHPLTRGTPQGAVLSPILFNLATTPLASQLAQIPDLHHIFYADDITLWCSSGSPGHVQDTLQRGLDLINSFLPTAGLSPAPEKSELLLLNYSSYQRSHNALISLHLSGSPIPVVPQCKVLGFPLHAAKNVQALHHAVRTCHSVTHLLRRVVTRRSGLHEAHACRVAHALALNKFLYFVPYVSFTHTQLNTLETALVGLYKAALNLPITTSTAKLFATGLFHPLRSLLSLHRDSQLARLSLTRQGQWLLAQAGISPIPVSSFTSPKSTPAPNLRILPLPSNMSPVLHAGRRHAAAQHHSPLFTTQGVAYTDASFIAPRGSCGYAIYHPHLPAPETHTSGPYLHPPDALSLEVLAIVHALQSFPSLPSLPEYTIYTDSQAAIRHIQNRTLPHSLQQEVERAVSALQPSTVFLRWVPGHSGIDGNELAHQLARDVFNRAPLIPWSGPSQDSGGLSLRRTIKEVYLQLRLDKRLYPPPHPSLTVPEARLLRHIQMNALVTPSRLFLYRYRSDPSCPNCPSTYADLSHCLFYCPTAQQSSSYPPPSLSITTWLDWLGAEGEEEQRRLAAQAVDMLGL, encoded by the coding sequence AtgattccgaagccgggcaaacctccctccctttctaaccttcgccctatctccttgacgtcgtgtgttggcaaGACCCTTGAGCGAATGGCTTTGACTCGCCTCTCTGATCTTATTGAAGCGAAAGATTTCTTCCCCCACTCTCTTATCGGCTTTAGACGGCGCGTCTGTGCACAGGACATGTTCCTGATCCTCCAGCACACCTTTCTCTCACCTAATCCCAGCCAGATCCACGCTCTTGTGACTGTTGATGTCCGCAAGGCCTTCGATGGTGTGTGCCACGACCATATCCTGTCTCAGATCTCCTCCCTAGACTGCGGACACCGCATGTACTCTTATCTCCGCTCCTTTCTCTCTAACCGAGTGGCTCGTTTCCGAGTGGACACACATCTGTCCGATCCCCACCCGCTCACCCGTGGCACTCCTCAAGGTGCTGTTCTCTCTCCTATCCTTTTTAATCTTGCTACGACCCCTCTCGCCTCCCAACTAGCCCAGATTCCTGACCTCCACCACAtcttttatgccgacgacatcaccctctggtgttcgtctggttctcccggtcacgtacaggacaccctgcaacgtggcctcgatctcatcaactcctttctccccactgctggcttgtcgcctgctccggagaaatccgagcttctccttcttaactactcctcataccagcgctcccacaacgccctaatctccctacatctttccggctctcccattcctgttgtcccccaatgcaaagttcttggcttcccgttacatgcagccaagaatgtgcaagccctacaccatgcggtcaggacttgtcactcggtaactcacctcctgcggcgcgtggtcactcggcgctcgggcctccacgaggctcatgcgtgccgagttgcccatgcgctcgccctcaacaagttcctgtactttgtgccttacgtttccttcacccacactcagcttaacaccctcgaaaccgcccttgttggcctctacaaggcagctctcaacctccctatcaccacctccactgctaagctctttgccacaggcctcttccatcctcttcgttctcttctctctctccaccgtgactcccagcttgcccggctttctcttacccgtcagggtcagtggttactggcccaggcgggtatctctcccattcccgtttcctcctttacgtctccaaaatccaccccggcgcccaatcttcgcattctccccctcccgtctaatatgtcccctgtcctgcatgccggccgtcgtcacgcggccgcgcagcatcattcccccctctttactacccagggagtagcctacacggatgcctctttcatagcccctcgaggttcctgtggctacgctatctaccatccccacctcccagcacctgaaactcacacgagtgggccgtacctacaccctccggatgcactctctctcgaggtccttgccattgtacatgccctacaatcatttccttccctgccctcgctcccagagtacacgatatacaccgactcccaagccgccattcgccacatacagaaccgcaccctaccccattcactccaacaagaggtcgaacgagcggtctccgcactgcaaccttccaccgttttcctccgctgggtccctgggcattcggggattgacggcaatgagctggcccatcagctcgcccgtgatgtttttaaccgggcaccgttgatcccctggtcggggccctcgcaggattctgggggactctccctgcgccgcactatcaaggaagtttacctccagctccgtctcgacaagcgcctctaccctccccctcatccatcactcactgtgccggaggctcgccttctgcggcacatccaaatgaatgcactggttaccccttcccgcctctttctctatcgctatcgctccgacccctcctgtcccaactgcccgtctacttatgcagacctatcccattgcctattctactgtccgactgctcagcaatcaagttcctaccctcccccttcgctttccatcaccacctggctcgactggcttggcgctgaaggtgaagaagaacagcgtcgactggccgcccaggcggtcgatatgctcggcctgtaa